GTATCCAGTCCAGGGCGCAGCCGAGGACTTCGGCGGACAGTTGCTCGCGCCGCTTCGGGTCCAGACCGTACGCGTCCAGCGCCTCGACCTGGGCCGCGGCGGCGGTGAGATCCTCCAGGAAGGGTACGTCGGAGGCGGCGGCGGTCCGCTGCCGGAGCCTCGCGCGCACGGCCGCCACCCGGGCCGCGGTGTAGTGGATGGAGGACTCGGGCACCGACTCCAGCGTCCGTACGGCGCCGCCGCGGTCACCGGCCGCGAGCTGGACGCGGGCGAGACCGAACGCGGAGCTCACATAGCTCGGGTCGGTCGACCACACCAGCCGGTAGTACTCGGCGGCGTTGTCCAGCTGCCCCAGCACCTCGGCGCACAGGCCGAGCGCCAGCTTCGGCGTGGTCTCGCCGGGGAAGGCGTCGTAGATCGCGTCGAAGGCCAGCGCGGCGCCCTCGTGGTCGCCGGTGACCAGCGAGGCCACGCCCCGGTACCAGACCACCCGCCAGTCGTCCGGCCGTTCGCCCTCCAGTTTCGCCAGCGACATGAGGGCCGCCTGGTGGTCGCCGTTCTCCAGCCAGGCGCGGATCTGCCGCAGCCGGGTCTCGACCGACGGCGCCGGCGCGGCCGCGAGGGCCGTGATCAGCTCGGCCGGCGCGGACGCCAGCAGGCCCGCGAGGAAGCCCGCGTTGGGGTCGGTGGGGTCGACATGGGGGGCGGGCAGCGCGAGGGCCGCGGTGGGCGCGGGAACGGCCCTGACGAGACCGGGGGCGACCGGCGCGGCGGGAACGCCGGGCGCGGTAGCACCGCCGGCGCCCGGCAGTGCGGCGCCGGCCGCGACGGGGGACGCCGGGCCCGCGAGAGCGAGAGCGGGAGCGGCGCCCCCCGGCAGCGCGGACGGCGAACCTGCCGTCGTGGCGGGAGCGGCGGCGAGGGCGGGAGCGTGACCGGCGACGCCGGCCGGCTGCGTCGTGGACCGCGCGCCCCCGAACAGCCCACGGGACGTGACGGCGACGCGCGTGCCCAGCCGCGACACCTCCCCGTCCAGTTTCGGGAACAGCTCGGTGTCCGTGACCTTGACCTCCGGGCCGAACAGCGTCGACAGCGCGGGCCGCGCCCGACCGCTCTGCAGCGAGACGACCTCGCGCAGCACGCCGGTCAGCTGCTCCGCCATCTCCTGGGCGGAGGCGAACCTGCGGTCCGGGTCCGGGTCGGTGGCGCGGACCAGGAACCGGTAGAAGGACTCGTACTGCCGGAAGACCTCGATGTTGTCGGGGTCGGGCAGCGAGTCCACGAAGACGGTCGTGTAGCCCTGGAAGTCGAAGGTCAGGACGGCGAGCGTGCGGCCCACCGTGTACAGGTCGGAGGCGACGGACGGGCCCACCTCGGCGACCTCAGGCGCCTGGTAGCCGATGGTGCCGTAGATGGCCGACTCGTCGTCGTCCATGCGTCTGACCGCGCCCATGTCGATCAGCTTGAGCTCGTCCTGGCTCTGGATCGCGTTGTCGACCTTGAAGTCGCAGTACAGCAGGTTGCGGCTGTGCAGATGGCCGAGCGCTTCGAGCGCCTCGATGCCGTACGCGCAGGCCTGCTCGACGGGGAGCGGATCCCGCTTGCCCTGCGCCGTGCGGCGGTCGTTGGCGATCTCCTTGAGGGACTTGCCGCCGATGTATTCCATGACGATGTAGCCGTCGAGGGAGCCGGTGCGCTGGTCGAGGTGTTCGACGAAGCTGTAGATCCGCACGATGCTGGCGTGCTCGATCTCGGCGAGGAAGCGCCGCTCGGAGATGGCCGCGGCCATCGCGTCCTGGTCGCCGGTGTCCAGAAGGCCCTTCAGGACGACCCAACGGTCGCCCACCGGGCGGTCGATGGCCAGGTAGATCCAGCCGAGCCCGCCGTGTGCGAGGCAGCCCACGACCTCGTACTGGCCGTGCACGACGTCGCCGGCCTTCAGCTTCGGTGCGAAGGAGTACGGGTGGCCGCACTTGGTGCAGAAGCCCTCCGTGCGCCCCTCCCGCTCGCCGCGGGAACGGCCCACCGGGGCCCCGCAGTCGGAGCGCGAGCAGAACCGCTTGCGCTCGGGCACCTCGGGGTTGTCCAGCACCATCGAGCGCGGGTCCGGCTTCGGCACCTGCGGCACCATGACCAGTCCCGCGCCCAGCCGGGCCCGCCCGGAGGAGCTCGACGTCGAGCCGGAGCTGCGCACCGACACCGACCGCCCCGTCGACGTGCCCGAGAGCGAACGCGACAGCCGCCCGGACACCGAGCGGCGGGACTTCGCCGACTGCGACGTCGTACGGGCGCTGCGCGCGCTGGAACGTGAACTACTGGTGCTGCCCGACGAGCCCTTGCCGCCGCCGGTCACCCCGGTCGGCGGCGAGCCCACCAGGCCGCCCCCGGAGGCGGGAGCCTCCGACGACACGACGGGGGCCAGACCGCAGGTGTCGCAGTACAGCTCGCCGCCGCCCACGTCCTCGTACGACCCCTCGCAGCCCGGCCGCTGACACGCCTGCCCTGCCTGACTCATGGCTACTGCTCCCCCCTGTGGTCCTGAGGTCCGCCCTGCTCCGCCACGCGTGGCGCGCCGAGCAGTTCGGCGGCCGCCTGCTGGAAGCGCAGGACGGCCTGTTCGGCGACGCGCAGATCGCAGGGTGCGCTCCACAGCATGCGGCGCGCCGCGTCGTAGCGCTCGATGAGGAACGGGTCCTCGGCGAGCCCGTGACGGGCGACCTTCGCCTTGTACGCGTCGAGGCGGCCGCGCAGCTCCGCGCGGACCGCCAGCGGCTGGGTGACCGCGCCCAACGACTCGCGGGCGCGCAGCAGTTCGTCCTCCGCCTTCTGCTCCAGTGACTCCAGGAGCGGGGACAGGCGGTGCCACTGGGCGTGGCGGCGGTACTCGGCGGCCGTCGCGAGCTGCTCCTGCAGCACGGTCGGCGGGCCGCTGACCACCGGCACCTCGGTGGCGGCGATCTTCGCCAGCACCTCGCCGCGTGCGGCGCGCGCCTCGGCGAGGGTGCGGTCGGCGCGGCTGAGGACGTCCCGCAGCCGCACCAGTCGCTGCTCGGCGTCCTGCCGGACGGTCAGGACGGCGTCGATCTCCCGGCGCACGTCGTCCAGGGCGCGGGCCTCGCGGTCGTACACCGTGGTGTCGGGACGGCCGCCGCCCGGCGCCGAACTGCCCTGCGCCGGCGTCCAGTGGGCGAGCGGGTCCGAGATCACCTGCTCGCGCAGGGCGGTCAGGGTGTGGGTGATCCGCTCCAGGTCGTCGCCCGCCGGGTGTTCGCCCGGGCGGACGCCGACGGAGTGCGCCAGCCGGCGGGTGCGCTGGAGCTCAGCGGCCAGTAGATCTATCCGGGCGGGAAGCGCCGACCACACCGCGTCGGCGGCCACGACCATGTCCAGCGACGACGCGTACAGCTCGTTCATCCGGTCGACGAGCGTCGTCAGGGAGAAGCTCTGGCTGAGCTTGCCCGTGCCGTGCAGCGTCGGGGCGTTGGCCGTCGCGGCCGTCGGACCCGCGAGCGAACCGGCGACGGTGACGGACTCGCCGCGCAGCAGTTCCGTCAGCTCCGCGAGGTCCTCGCGGCTGGACCAGCGGCGGCGCGAGCGGATCTCGCGGGCCCCGCGCAGGGCGGCCGTGTACGCGTCGAAGTACGCCCACAGCAGGGTGATCGACGTCTCCGCGGACGCCCAGCGCTCCTTGGTGACGCCGGTGAGCTGGGCGCCTTCGAGGAGCCTGCGGCCCGCGTGGTCCTGCAGGGCGAGGAGCGAGGTCTCGATCGCCTCGTGTTCCGCGCCGAGCCGCGCCAGCGCACGGTCGACCTCGTCCCGGTCCATGACCGGCCCGGGGGGTCCCGTGACGCCCATCGATCACCTCTCGCTGCTGTGTCGGTTCGCTGCTCTGTCCGCTGCCTGCTCTGCCCTGCCCCGCCCGGACTGCCCGTTCTGCCCGGCCCGTCCGCCGGCCCTCGCTCCGGTGTGCCGCCCGACGGCGTCCGTCAGCCCGTGCGCAGGTACTGCGGCGGTGTGGGCGGCCTCGACGTGGCCGCGTCACCGCCCAGTGTGGCCGACAGCCACCTGTCGTACGACGCCTGCCAGCCGTTCGCGCTGTACGCCACCAGGATCTGGTTGACCCGGCGAACCAGATCGCTCGCGCTGCTCTTCATCGCCACCCCGTAGTACTCGGTCGTGAACGGGGCGCCCTTGAGCTCCACCGTCGGGTCCTGCGCGGCCTGACTGGCCGCGAGCGCACCGTCGGTGACGACCGCGTCGACCTCGCCGAGCTGCAACCGCACCAGACAGTCGAGCTGGTTGGGGACGGTGGTGATCGTGGCGCCGGCGGCGAGCTTGCCGGCCTTCCGGTCGTCCGCCAGCTTGGTGTAAGCCGTCGAGCCGGCCGCCGCGCAGATCTTCTTCTTCGCCAGCGTGGCGTCGTAGCCGTCCACGGACGAGGACTTGGGGGCGAGGACCTGCTGACCGGTCTTGAAGTACGGCGCGGAGAACGCGACGTCGCCGAGCCGGCTGCAGGAGATCGTCATCGTGCGGACCACCATGTCGACCCGGCCCTCCTGGATGGCCGGGATGCGCTGGTTGGTCGGGATGGCCTTGAACTGGACCGCTTTCGGGTCGCCGAGGATGTCCTGCGCGATCCGGTGGACCAGGTCGATGTCGAAGCCCTCGAGCTCCGCGACGGAGTTGTTCGGATCGCGGTAGCCCCAGCGGTAGCTGTTCTGGTCGACGCCGACGATCAGCTTGCGCTTCTCACCCTGCCGGGCCTTGATCGCGGCGATCGTCTCACCGTCCGCGCTCGACGGAGCCAGCGTCTGCTTCTCCGGGTCCTTGCAGGCGGCGTCGGCCGCCGGGGTGCCCGAGGCGACGCCCCGGCCGCCCCGGCCGGCTCCCGCGCCGGCGGCCGGTCCCGAGCCGGTCCACGGCAGCAGCAGCACGAAGGCCAGCGCGAGGGCGCACAGGCCTGCCATCGCGCCGACTCCGCCCCAGCCCCGCAGGCCCGCCCGCACACGTCGCACACGCATCGTCACGCCCCCCATCACCGGTACTCCGACAGCCTGCGGCCGATGCCGAGGACCGCGCCCGCCGCGCCCAGCACGGCGAGTACGGCGGCGCCGATCGGCAGCCCCGTCATCGCGTTCAGACCGCCGCTCGCCGCCTTCCGGAACTCGTTCCGCTCGTGCCCCAGCGCCGTGGCGAGATTGTCGTCGACGCTGTCGAAGCAGGCGCCGGTCGCGTTCTTCCCGCCGATCACGAGGGCCAGTGCCTGCTCGTAGTTGCCGTTGTCGTCCTGCGCGCGGGCCGCGAGGTGGCGCTCCTTCCACTCCGCCATGTTGCTCTCGGCCGACGTGACCGGCTTCTCGCCGGACTCGTCGTCGGCGAGCTTCGCCGCCTGGGCGAGACCCTTGCCGAGGTCGTTCATGTCGGTGTTGAAGTCGTGGTCGTACTTGTCGAGCGTCACCTCCTTGCCGTCGGCCGTCACCTTCACCGTCTCGGCGCCGCGCGCCACCAGGGTCAGGTTCTCGTTGCCGCGGGCCTTGAGGGAGGCGATCCGCGCGTCGTGCAGCACGTTCAGCGAGCGGACGCCGTGTTCGTAGGAGTCGTCGAGCCCGGCGCGGGCCACGCTGTGACCGACCACCAGCCAGAGCAGCACGACCGTCGTCGTGGCCGTCGCGGCGACCAGTCCGTGGTTGAGCACCCGGTTCGTACGGCGGTAGTTGCGGTGCTGCGCCCAGGCCAGACCGGCCAGCGCGACCACGCCGAGTGCGATCGCCGCCCACGGGTAGGGGGTGGCGTCGCCGTAGTCGTCCTGCAGTCGCCGGTTCTCGCTGTCGTAGAGCTCCTGGGCCGCCGGGAGCATCTCGTCCTGCATCTTCTGGTTGGCGTAGCGCAGATAGGCGCCGCCCACCGGGAAGCCCTGACGGTTGTACGTCCGCGCCCGCTCCACCAGGCCCTTGTACTCGGGCAGCATCGTGTTCAGCTTCACGATGTACTCGGTGGAGGCGGAGTCGGCGTCGGCGCTGTTGGCGGCGTGGACGAGCTTTTCGGCCGCGTTGTCGATGTTCTTCTCGTAGTCGTTCCGGGACGTCGCCGTCTCCTGGCCGCCCGCCAGGAAGCCGTCGGAGGCTGCCGTGTTGGCGCCGGCCAGCGAACGGTAGATGTCGGCCGCGTCCGAGCTCAGCGGCTGGCTCTTGTTCAGTACGTCGTCGGCGGCGGTGGCGCGGTCGGTGGTCTGCCACGCCGTCACCGCGCCGAAGGCGAGGACGAGCAGGGCGAGGACGGCGCCGATGACACGCAGCCGCCCCGGTTCGGTGGTCGCCGCGGCACGGGCCCTGTCGACGCCCTCGGCGAACGCCGTCCGGCGCGGGCCGGACGGCGCCGGCGCCGGCGCCTTGACCGGCGGTGGTGCCGTGCTGGTTGCCGGATCTGCCACTGTTCGACCTCCCCCATGGTCATCTCCCGCCGGTCAGTATCCCTGGCGGGAGCGGTACTGCGCACCGGCCTTCGCTGGATCTTGATCAGATCGCAGCCACCCCTGTCCATGAATACGCCTGGGGCGGGTGTTCGGTTCCTTCATGGGGGTGTACGCCGGTTTCGGTGCGCGGGGGCGCGCGCGGGCGGCTCGGTCCGTCGAGGACGGGGAGGCTCAGCCTTCGAAGAAGGCGCGCGTCCTGTCCTGCGCCGCCACCTCCGCTCCCGTCCGGTCCAGGCCCAGCAGCGCCGCCCCCAGCACGGGCCGTGCCCGCACCACGTGCGCGACCGCCTTGGGGGCCCGCGCCGCGAGGAGCTCCCGGACCCGGTCGTCCAACTGCCCGTGTCCCGCGGTCAGGACGCCGCCGCCCAGCAGCACCGGCGTCTCCTCCTCCAGCAGGTCCAGACGGGACAGGGCCACCGCGGCCATCGTCACCACCTCCTGGGCCAGCCGGTCGACGATCGTGCGCGCCACCGGGTCCCCTGCCGCGGCCGTCGCGAAGAGGACGGGGGTCAGCTCGTGACGGCGGGCCGGCGCGACGCGCTCCAGGTGCAGGGCCTCGATCAGCGCGTACATGGACGGGAGCCCGAAGTGGGCCGGGAGCGCACGCGCCAGGTCCGTCGGTCCGCCCCTGCCGTCCGCCGCCCGCGCCGCGTGCCACAGGGCCTCCTCGGCCAGGCCCCAGCCGCCGCCCCAGTCGCCGGACACCCGGCCGAGGGCCGGGAAGCGGGCGGTGCGGCCGTCGGGGCGCATGCCCACGCAGTTGATGCCGGCGCCGCAGACCACGGCCACGCCCCGGGGCTCGGCCACGCCCGCCCGCAGGATGGCGAACGTGTCGTTGCGGACGTCGACCGACGCGCCCCACGCGCGCGCGTGCAGCGCCGCCGCCAGCTGCTCCTCCTCCACGGGCAGGTCCGCGTTGGCCAGACAGGCCGATACGTGCGCCGCCGCCGTCACCCCGGCCGCCCCGTACGCGCGCGTGACGGTCTCGGCGAGGGCGTCCATCGCCGCCGTCACGCCCACCGCGGGAGGACGGAAGCCTTCGCCGC
The window above is part of the Streptomyces sp. NBC_00425 genome. Proteins encoded here:
- a CDS encoding glutamate ABC transporter substrate-binding protein — its product is MRVRRVRAGLRGWGGVGAMAGLCALALAFVLLLPWTGSGPAAGAGAGRGGRGVASGTPAADAACKDPEKQTLAPSSADGETIAAIKARQGEKRKLIVGVDQNSYRWGYRDPNNSVAELEGFDIDLVHRIAQDILGDPKAVQFKAIPTNQRIPAIQEGRVDMVVRTMTISCSRLGDVAFSAPYFKTGQQVLAPKSSSVDGYDATLAKKKICAAAGSTAYTKLADDRKAGKLAAGATITTVPNQLDCLVRLQLGEVDAVVTDGALAASQAAQDPTVELKGAPFTTEYYGVAMKSSASDLVRRVNQILVAYSANGWQASYDRWLSATLGGDAATSRPPTPPQYLRTG
- a CDS encoding N-acetylglucosamine kinase, producing the protein MGLTASVLAIDAGNSKTDVAVVAADGEVLATARGEGFRPPAVGVTAAMDALAETVTRAYGAAGVTAAAHVSACLANADLPVEEEQLAAALHARAWGASVDVRNDTFAILRAGVAEPRGVAVVCGAGINCVGMRPDGRTARFPALGRVSGDWGGGWGLAEEALWHAARAADGRGGPTDLARALPAHFGLPSMYALIEALHLERVAPARRHELTPVLFATAAAGDPVARTIVDRLAQEVVTMAAVALSRLDLLEEETPVLLGGGVLTAGHGQLDDRVRELLAARAPKAVAHVVRARPVLGAALLGLDRTGAEVAAQDRTRAFFEG
- a CDS encoding serine/threonine-protein kinase, yielding MSQAGQACQRPGCEGSYEDVGGGELYCDTCGLAPVVSSEAPASGGGLVGSPPTGVTGGGKGSSGSTSSSRSSARSARTTSQSAKSRRSVSGRLSRSLSGTSTGRSVSVRSSGSTSSSSGRARLGAGLVMVPQVPKPDPRSMVLDNPEVPERKRFCSRSDCGAPVGRSRGEREGRTEGFCTKCGHPYSFAPKLKAGDVVHGQYEVVGCLAHGGLGWIYLAIDRPVGDRWVVLKGLLDTGDQDAMAAAISERRFLAEIEHASIVRIYSFVEHLDQRTGSLDGYIVMEYIGGKSLKEIANDRRTAQGKRDPLPVEQACAYGIEALEALGHLHSRNLLYCDFKVDNAIQSQDELKLIDMGAVRRMDDDESAIYGTIGYQAPEVAEVGPSVASDLYTVGRTLAVLTFDFQGYTTVFVDSLPDPDNIEVFRQYESFYRFLVRATDPDPDRRFASAQEMAEQLTGVLREVVSLQSGRARPALSTLFGPEVKVTDTELFPKLDGEVSRLGTRVAVTSRGLFGGARSTTQPAGVAGHAPALAAAPATTAGSPSALPGGAAPALALAGPASPVAAGAALPGAGGATAPGVPAAPVAPGLVRAVPAPTAALALPAPHVDPTDPNAGFLAGLLASAPAELITALAAAPAPSVETRLRQIRAWLENGDHQAALMSLAKLEGERPDDWRVVWYRGVASLVTGDHEGAALAFDAIYDAFPGETTPKLALGLCAEVLGQLDNAAEYYRLVWSTDPSYVSSAFGLARVQLAAGDRGGAVRTLESVPESSIHYTAARVAAVRARLRQRTAAASDVPFLEDLTAAAAQVEALDAYGLDPKRREQLSAEVLGCALDWILSGGQGAGPAARVLLGSQLDERGLRFGLERSYRTLARLATGGEERVDLVERANRYRPRTWV